In a genomic window of Taylorella equigenitalis ATCC 35865:
- a CDS encoding c-type cytochrome: MKQLLKGLGIALALATCTQTALAQDVITPDPKRGELLFTQGDAERGVIPCFSCHGEGANSVIATQPSLAGHPAGYIIKQLDNLDLTPEGTQKHRNNYEGFTNAMVMMAIAPSLTPQDRADIAAYVSGLKLTGPANSQHAGDLEFVHKGRQIWRAGIPERNVPACAACHGVAGRGMPDEFPFLAGQHPEYIYGQLRAFADGFRKNGGTENMMGTIANRMSIDDMKAVADYAAGLR, encoded by the coding sequence ATGAAACAATTATTAAAAGGTCTCGGTATTGCGTTAGCATTAGCTACCTGTACGCAGACTGCACTAGCTCAAGATGTTATTACACCTGACCCAAAAAGAGGAGAACTCCTATTCACTCAGGGTGATGCTGAGCGTGGTGTGATACCTTGCTTTTCTTGTCATGGTGAAGGGGCTAATAGTGTTATTGCAACTCAACCTTCTTTAGCTGGTCATCCTGCTGGCTATATTATTAAGCAGTTAGATAATCTAGACCTTACACCTGAAGGCACACAAAAGCATCGTAATAATTATGAAGGATTTACAAATGCGATGGTCATGATGGCTATTGCACCTTCGCTTACGCCCCAAGATAGAGCTGATATTGCAGCATATGTGTCTGGTTTAAAGTTAACTGGACCAGCTAATTCTCAACATGCTGGAGATTTAGAGTTTGTACATAAAGGGCGTCAGATTTGGCGTGCAGGTATCCCAGAGCGTAACGTTCCTGCGTGTGCTGCTTGCCATGGTGTAGCGGGTAGAGGTATGCCAGATGAGTTCCCTTTCTTAGCGGGTCAGCATCCTGAGTATATTTACGGTCAGCTTAGAGCCTTTGCTGACGGTTTTCGTAAAAACGGTGGCACAGAAAATATGATGGGTACTATCGCAAATCGTATGAGTATCGATGATATGAAAGCCGTTGCGGATTATGCTGCAGGATTAAGATAG
- the yihA gene encoding ribosome biogenesis GTP-binding protein YihA/YsxC, which translates to MSLLHRAKFFVSASQLNQLPEPSVPEVCFVGRSNVGKSSAINVLANQRRLAYASKTPGRTRLINLFGIPSKDDPDQAAAFLVDLPGYGYASVAQNTKEEWAEVLGSYLRTRSSLAAVVLLIDIRRGLTTLDKLLIDWIAPYEIPLIVLLTKADKLPYGQRKTATFGINKSIKQIKDLKVIPFSSTERIGIEETEKAILHYLGL; encoded by the coding sequence GTGTCCCTCCTACACAGAGCAAAATTTTTTGTTTCAGCATCTCAACTAAATCAATTACCTGAACCCTCAGTCCCAGAAGTTTGCTTTGTGGGTAGGTCAAATGTTGGTAAATCCTCTGCTATCAACGTGTTGGCTAATCAGAGACGCCTTGCCTATGCTTCTAAAACTCCAGGACGTACTAGGCTTATCAATCTATTTGGTATTCCTAGCAAAGACGACCCTGACCAGGCGGCAGCTTTTTTAGTAGACCTTCCAGGATACGGATATGCTTCTGTGGCTCAAAACACCAAAGAGGAATGGGCGGAAGTTCTTGGCAGCTACTTAAGAACTCGCTCTTCACTGGCTGCCGTTGTGTTACTCATAGATATACGTAGGGGTTTGACTACTCTCGATAAATTACTGATAGATTGGATTGCTCCTTACGAAATCCCACTTATAGTTTTGCTTACTAAGGCTGACAAACTGCCATACGGTCAACGCAAAACAGCTACCTTTGGGATAAATAAATCCATAAAGCAGATAAAAGATCTAAAAGTAATTCCGTTTTCTTCTACTGAAAGAATTGGTATCGAAGAGACCGAGAAGGCTATATTGCATTATCTCGGGTTGTAG
- a CDS encoding DUF943 family protein: protein MKKYLLLFVMLLYMVVLMLVFALPKSDPKIILKFDSYYSHTIKYLFVKDLPYSKSKFFKWWESEKPKILKKSELIQNYLTMISIFRLYGQFEEYEEPEFFDLNISGRFLICYREIKDEKRCLPDGKFQANIFIYVVGDEISELVSLKNQDYRLLNGKYVKSE, encoded by the coding sequence ATGAAGAAATATCTTCTCTTGTTCGTCATGCTTTTATATATGGTGGTGCTAATGCTTGTTTTTGCATTGCCAAAATCTGACCCAAAAATAATTTTAAAGTTTGATAGTTATTATAGCCACACAATCAAATACCTTTTTGTTAAGGATCTTCCCTACAGTAAGTCGAAATTTTTCAAATGGTGGGAATCCGAAAAACCAAAAATTTTAAAAAAATCTGAGTTAATTCAAAATTATTTGACTATGATTAGTATTTTCCGACTTTACGGTCAATTTGAAGAGTACGAAGAACCTGAATTTTTTGATTTAAATATTTCTGGCAGGTTTCTAATTTGTTATAGAGAAATAAAGGATGAAAAGCGTTGCCTACCCGATGGGAAATTTCAAGCAAATATATTTATCTACGTAGTCGGAGACGAAATTTCAGAATTGGTATCTTTGAAAAATCAGGATTACAGGTTATTAAATGGTAAATACGTAAAATCAGAATGA
- the hemB gene encoding porphobilinogen synthase, giving the protein MYSLLPPKYPTQRLRRNRRDDFSRRLVQENHLSPSDFIYPVFVQDEQKEPVAVASLPGVFRHSIESLLPVAEECVKLGIPVIALFPAVDSNLKTPDGIEACNPDGLIPRVVERLKKEFPALGIMCDVALDPYTSHGQDGIIDENGYVLNDETIEVLRKQALTQAQAGADYVAPSDMMDGRIGRVREILDDHDLIYTKIMAYSAKYASSFYGPFRDAVGSTSNLGKSNKFTYQIDPANRLEAFHEVAADIQEGADLVMVKPGLPYLDILREVKDMFAKPTFAYQVSGEYCMLKAAAANGWINHNAVMMESLLCFKRAGADGILTYSAIEAAKLLKVML; this is encoded by the coding sequence ATGTATTCATTATTGCCACCAAAATACCCTACTCAAAGACTTCGCCGAAATCGTAGAGATGACTTTTCTCGTCGCCTCGTACAAGAAAATCACCTGAGTCCATCTGACTTTATTTATCCAGTGTTCGTGCAAGATGAACAAAAAGAGCCTGTTGCGGTAGCTTCGTTGCCAGGGGTCTTTAGACATAGCATTGAAAGCCTGCTTCCAGTTGCTGAAGAATGCGTAAAGCTCGGAATCCCTGTTATAGCTTTATTTCCAGCGGTGGACTCAAACCTTAAGACCCCCGATGGCATCGAAGCCTGCAATCCTGATGGATTGATTCCACGAGTTGTTGAGAGACTTAAGAAAGAGTTCCCCGCTCTTGGCATTATGTGCGATGTGGCTCTCGACCCCTATACAAGCCATGGTCAGGACGGCATTATCGACGAAAATGGTTATGTTCTAAATGATGAAACTATTGAAGTTCTGCGAAAACAAGCTCTCACTCAAGCTCAAGCTGGTGCGGACTATGTAGCTCCAAGCGATATGATGGATGGACGCATAGGTAGGGTGCGTGAAATATTGGATGACCACGATTTGATTTATACAAAAATCATGGCTTATTCTGCAAAATATGCCAGCTCGTTCTACGGACCATTCCGTGATGCCGTGGGTTCTACTAGCAATCTAGGTAAATCAAATAAATTTACATATCAAATTGATCCTGCTAATAGATTAGAAGCTTTCCACGAGGTTGCTGCCGATATTCAAGAGGGTGCTGATTTAGTGATGGTCAAGCCAGGATTACCTTATTTAGATATTTTACGAGAAGTTAAGGATATGTTTGCTAAACCTACATTTGCCTATCAAGTTAGTGGTGAATACTGCATGTTGAAGGCGGCAGCTGCGAATGGATGGATAAATCATAATGCCGTTATGATGGAATCCTTGCTATGTTTTAAACGTGCGGGTGCAGATGGGATTTTGACTTATTCTGCTATTGAGGCTGCAAAATTATTAAAAGTCATGTTATAA
- a CDS encoding cytochrome c biogenesis protein CcdA translates to MNKIFRVFLLILSLLGLGLSSTVGAQKSLLPGVELNSQPEFLEPNQAFKLMASINDGKKLRLRFDIAPKYYMYREQYIFSVIQNGAYTNKLEPTNIPKGVLKFDPTFNKELEVYHDKVDIDFDLPSGGEAFTLEVHSQGCAEAGLCYPPSFHFIPIAPTKDGYEITLPNPIVSSGDSGVLEDSEGSHVGTTWFQVPLSEESWADSVGASSDESSASDQLSDGTTNVAVSSTRSDTGSGKFSFKTLLQNNDLAIADFLQNSSVGLMILGAFLLGVLLSFTPCVLPMLPILLSVLVGSSSRSMATAGGMPLSETTNTSTKKPNSLRLTLFYVFGTSIVYTILGVIAASIGASLSNWIQNPWVIAVFALFLVAFALSMFGVFTFQMPSSIQSKLTVLQNKLPAGSGLGAMLMGMISALIAGPCVAAPLAGVLLFISQTGNIALGALILFVLAWGQGTSLIILGSSSHALLPRAGRWMNKVKIVCGVLLLAAAGWMVWPLVNGLGDSSKVSEHGLADVIKVESIEGFEKALNTSVTEGKPTMLYFSAEWCVSCRELKHFTFSDPKVQEALKGFRVIEADVTTNKAEHRDLLKKFKLFGPPGLIFFDNKGREIPKLRIVGFEGPDEFLKNLEKL, encoded by the coding sequence ATGAATAAAATTTTCCGAGTATTTTTACTAATTTTATCCTTGTTAGGTTTAGGTTTAAGCAGTACAGTAGGGGCACAGAAGTCGTTATTGCCAGGAGTTGAACTTAATAGTCAGCCTGAGTTTCTCGAACCCAATCAAGCATTTAAGTTAATGGCAAGTATAAACGACGGAAAAAAGCTTCGACTTAGATTTGACATTGCTCCTAAATATTATATGTACCGAGAGCAGTATATTTTTTCGGTTATTCAAAATGGTGCATACACAAATAAACTTGAACCCACAAATATACCAAAAGGCGTTTTAAAGTTTGACCCTACTTTCAATAAAGAGCTAGAAGTCTATCACGATAAAGTTGATATAGATTTTGACCTACCTTCAGGTGGTGAAGCATTTACTTTGGAAGTGCATTCGCAGGGTTGTGCTGAGGCTGGGTTATGCTACCCTCCTTCATTTCACTTCATCCCTATTGCTCCGACTAAGGACGGATATGAGATTACATTGCCAAACCCAATTGTGAGTTCGGGCGATAGTGGTGTATTAGAAGATTCTGAGGGCAGTCACGTAGGAACAACATGGTTTCAAGTACCTCTTAGCGAGGAGTCTTGGGCAGATTCGGTAGGTGCGAGCTCAGATGAAAGTTCTGCTAGTGATCAGCTCTCTGACGGAACTACTAATGTGGCTGTAAGTAGTACTCGAAGTGACACTGGAAGCGGTAAATTCTCATTTAAAACCCTTCTTCAAAACAATGATTTAGCCATCGCCGACTTCCTACAAAACAGTAGTGTTGGTCTGATGATTTTAGGAGCGTTTTTACTTGGTGTTTTATTATCCTTTACGCCTTGCGTTTTACCTATGCTTCCTATCCTATTATCGGTTTTAGTTGGTAGCTCTTCACGTAGCATGGCTACGGCTGGCGGTATGCCATTGAGTGAAACTACTAACACTAGCACTAAAAAACCTAATTCTTTGCGATTAACACTATTTTATGTATTCGGCACAAGTATCGTTTACACGATTTTAGGTGTGATTGCTGCGAGTATCGGTGCATCACTATCAAATTGGATTCAAAATCCATGGGTGATTGCTGTGTTCGCACTGTTTTTAGTTGCGTTCGCACTATCTATGTTCGGTGTTTTCACATTCCAAATGCCTAGTTCCATTCAGTCAAAGCTAACGGTCTTGCAAAATAAATTACCTGCAGGTAGTGGCTTGGGTGCAATGCTTATGGGCATGATCTCTGCTTTGATTGCTGGTCCGTGCGTTGCCGCTCCGCTTGCTGGCGTTTTATTATTTATCTCTCAAACTGGCAATATTGCTTTAGGAGCTTTGATATTATTTGTTTTGGCCTGGGGTCAGGGTACATCCTTAATAATATTAGGAAGTAGCTCTCATGCTCTACTGCCTCGTGCTGGTCGGTGGATGAATAAAGTTAAGATAGTATGCGGTGTGCTTTTATTAGCTGCAGCTGGATGGATGGTATGGCCTTTGGTAAATGGGCTTGGAGACAGCTCTAAAGTCTCTGAACACGGCTTGGCAGATGTAATTAAAGTTGAAAGCATTGAAGGCTTTGAAAAAGCTTTGAACACTTCGGTGACTGAAGGCAAACCAACCATGCTTTATTTTTCTGCAGAATGGTGCGTATCTTGCCGTGAATTAAAACACTTTACTTTTTCTGACCCGAAAGTTCAGGAAGCTTTAAAAGGATTCCGTGTTATCGAAGCAGATGTAACAACAAATAAGGCTGAGCACCGAGATTTGCTTAAAAAGTTCAAATTATTCGGACCTCCTGGTTTGATTTTCTTTGATAATAAAGGACGTGAAATTCCTAAACTACGTATTGTGGGATTTGAAGGTCCTGATGAATTTTTGAAGAATTTAGAAAAACTTTAA
- a CDS encoding DUF2254 domain-containing protein translates to MFQRFLLILNRPSNRLWIEPAGWGLFAVFWVLMANYFGSLIPHDFLPDIKLKTVDSLIDVLASSMLAVSTFSLSIMVSAAASASSAATPRATELVMGDDNTRRTIATFIAAFIYAIIAKIALGIGYYSQNGIFILFFSSLLMLLHVVARLIMWVRTLSELGRMENTIKKIHDKTRASIIEHYKNPTLGACWNLEWNGVNPVQLFMKKAGFVVNINVSGLQKLAEDLDIYIEVVTRPGDLVFQDTPILKVSKELEPEQRATLKSTILVDSKRNYKQDPGWGFVVLSEVAAKALSPGINDQGTAIQAMNSMMSLVVEPLPEQEPAKYNRIYMAPTNAGEWLNEFMNPITRDGAGSVEVGIVAQKILAGISRNSPNPSIVQEARRIANQALERNEAACEYKDDYLKIEEKHKELFEVESTEPQ, encoded by the coding sequence ATGTTTCAACGTTTTTTATTAATTCTTAATAGACCTAGCAATAGGCTATGGATTGAACCTGCTGGTTGGGGCTTGTTTGCTGTATTTTGGGTTTTGATGGCCAATTATTTCGGTTCTCTCATACCTCACGATTTTCTTCCTGATATCAAACTTAAAACTGTAGATAGCTTAATTGACGTGTTAGCTAGTAGTATGCTTGCGGTCAGTACGTTTTCGCTTTCTATTATGGTTTCTGCTGCTGCTTCAGCTTCTAGTGCCGCTACTCCACGTGCTACTGAGCTGGTTATGGGTGATGATAATACACGCAGGACTATTGCCACTTTTATTGCGGCATTTATTTATGCGATTATCGCTAAGATTGCATTAGGAATTGGATACTATTCACAAAACGGAATTTTTATTCTGTTTTTTAGTTCATTGCTTATGTTGCTTCATGTCGTCGCACGACTGATTATGTGGGTGCGTACATTGTCAGAACTTGGACGTATGGAAAATACCATAAAGAAAATTCATGACAAAACTCGTGCATCGATTATTGAGCACTACAAAAATCCTACTCTTGGGGCTTGCTGGAATTTGGAGTGGAACGGAGTTAATCCTGTTCAGCTTTTTATGAAGAAAGCAGGATTTGTTGTAAATATTAATGTAAGTGGATTGCAAAAACTTGCCGAAGACTTGGATATTTATATTGAAGTAGTTACACGTCCTGGGGATCTTGTCTTTCAAGATACGCCTATTTTAAAGGTTTCAAAGGAATTAGAACCAGAACAAAGAGCGACTTTAAAGTCAACTATACTTGTAGATTCAAAAAGAAATTACAAGCAAGATCCTGGCTGGGGATTTGTTGTACTTTCGGAGGTTGCAGCCAAAGCATTATCTCCTGGAATTAACGATCAAGGTACGGCAATTCAAGCTATGAACAGTATGATGAGCTTGGTAGTAGAACCATTGCCAGAACAAGAACCTGCTAAATACAATCGAATTTATATGGCACCAACGAATGCGGGTGAATGGTTAAATGAGTTTATGAATCCAATAACACGTGATGGTGCAGGTAGTGTAGAAGTTGGGATTGTAGCTCAAAAAATCTTAGCTGGCATCTCTCGCAATTCGCCCAATCCTTCGATAGTACAAGAGGCTCGAAGAATTGCTAATCAAGCCCTTGAGCGAAATGAAGCTGCATGTGAATATAAAGATGATTATTTAAAAATTGAAGAGAAGCACAAAGAGCTTTTTGAAGTAGAAAGTACGGAGCCTCAATAG
- the gltS gene encoding sodium/glutamate symporter, protein MHIQFNSVTTLLIACVMLLIGRTLRINVKFFERFLIPTPVIGGFIASITVLILKKVFGIDLLFDVQLQSPLMVAFFTTVGLGGSYTLIKTGGKALVVYLLLCWFVALYQSGLGILLASMFDIHPVLGVMSGAVALEGGHGNAAAFGSMAEDLGVSSSTAVAIAAATFGLIAGSLLGGPVGGYLIRKHNLKIEAENITFETKHDKHTEVSAYTFIRTLALLLVSMVIGQYIAGIFTMHTGYSLPAYVGAMLVAIVLRNFNDIVHVVTLNEKAVNLIAEISLGLFLTMAMMNMRLWELADVAGPLIIMLVIQVLCLVGLTVFVLFRMLGKSYDSAIMCAGMIGHGLGATPNAVANMSSVTERYGVHSPKAFLIIPLCGAVLIDVVSIPWHTWLINYLVK, encoded by the coding sequence ATGCACATACAATTCAATTCTGTAACAACTCTTTTGATTGCATGTGTCATGCTGCTTATCGGTCGCACGCTTCGTATAAATGTTAAGTTTTTTGAAAGGTTCCTAATCCCAACTCCTGTGATTGGCGGGTTTATTGCCAGCATTACAGTTTTGATTTTAAAAAAGGTTTTCGGGATCGACTTGTTGTTTGATGTTCAATTGCAGTCGCCACTTATGGTCGCATTTTTTACGACAGTGGGGCTTGGCGGTAGTTATACTTTGATTAAAACTGGCGGTAAGGCGTTGGTCGTATATTTGTTGCTTTGTTGGTTTGTTGCCTTGTATCAAAGCGGATTGGGCATTTTGCTCGCTTCTATGTTTGATATTCATCCTGTTCTGGGGGTTATGTCTGGTGCCGTAGCTCTCGAGGGTGGTCATGGCAATGCTGCTGCCTTCGGCAGTATGGCTGAGGATTTAGGTGTTAGCTCTTCTACGGCAGTTGCCATTGCGGCCGCTACTTTTGGACTTATTGCAGGCAGTCTATTAGGCGGACCAGTTGGAGGCTATTTAATTAGAAAACATAATTTAAAAATCGAAGCTGAAAATATCACATTTGAAACTAAACACGATAAACATACAGAGGTCAGTGCGTATACATTTATCCGCACATTGGCTTTGTTGCTGGTATCTATGGTTATTGGTCAGTACATAGCTGGTATTTTTACAATGCATACAGGGTATTCATTGCCAGCTTATGTGGGGGCTATGTTGGTAGCAATTGTGCTTCGTAATTTTAATGATATCGTTCACGTAGTTACTTTAAATGAGAAAGCCGTAAATCTTATTGCAGAAATTTCTCTTGGACTTTTCTTAACTATGGCGATGATGAATATGCGTCTTTGGGAGCTTGCAGATGTAGCCGGTCCTCTAATCATCATGCTTGTGATTCAAGTACTTTGCCTTGTAGGTTTAACAGTTTTTGTGTTATTTAGAATGCTTGGAAAATCATACGATTCTGCGATTATGTGTGCAGGTATGATAGGTCATGGCTTAGGAGCTACTCCAAACGCAGTAGCAAATATGTCATCTGTCACAGAAAGGTACGGTGTGCATTCACCAAAAGCCTTTTTAATTATCCCATTGTGCGGTGCTGTTCTTATAGATGTAGTATCAATTCCTTGGCATACTTGGTTGATTAACTATCTAGTTAAATAG
- a CDS encoding formimidoylglutamase has translation MAKLLKDFEWTGRSDGEGEAHARIHNCITTEKPADNFIVGFASDEGVGRNHGRIGAAQAPNLIRKQLAGFAVHKPLLIQDLGTVSCEDSNLENAQTLLAETILPHLSEHNKNIVLGGGHEVAFGSLLATTQYARSQNKKLGIINFDAHFDLREPPKTPEPPEFHVFNNSLKSGQPPEIKKTLNPPQDWTHGYSTSGTPFYQGLHAYDDAKYMVLGIATQSNTKVLFDRAKEMGVSYIFDYEMNSKPIAELISAMDVFINQVDFLHISIDLDVFPQAHAPGVSAPAPLGVGYNVIHPLLRHIFNMKKVILLEIAELNPNFDIDSRTAKLAAHIVYEFVHGGL, from the coding sequence TTGGCTAAATTATTAAAAGATTTTGAATGGACTGGACGTTCAGATGGTGAAGGTGAGGCACATGCCCGCATTCATAATTGCATTACTACAGAAAAACCAGCCGATAACTTCATTGTAGGATTTGCATCTGATGAGGGTGTTGGAAGAAATCATGGACGAATTGGAGCCGCCCAAGCACCAAATTTAATTCGTAAACAGCTTGCAGGCTTTGCTGTTCATAAACCTCTTTTAATTCAAGATTTAGGTACAGTTTCATGTGAAGATAGCAACCTTGAAAATGCACAAACTCTGCTCGCTGAAACGATACTGCCTCACTTAAGTGAACATAATAAAAACATAGTACTTGGAGGAGGGCACGAGGTTGCATTCGGCTCGTTGCTAGCAACTACACAGTATGCAAGATCCCAAAATAAAAAACTGGGCATTATCAATTTCGATGCTCATTTTGATTTGCGAGAGCCTCCTAAAACACCGGAACCTCCCGAATTCCATGTGTTCAACAATTCGCTCAAATCTGGCCAGCCCCCTGAAATAAAGAAAACACTAAACCCACCACAAGACTGGACTCACGGCTATTCAACTTCAGGCACACCATTCTATCAAGGTCTACACGCTTATGATGATGCGAAGTATATGGTCTTGGGTATTGCCACTCAATCCAATACTAAAGTATTATTTGACCGTGCTAAAGAAATGGGCGTTAGTTATATTTTTGACTACGAGATGAATTCCAAGCCGATTGCTGAGCTAATATCCGCAATGGATGTGTTTATTAATCAAGTTGATTTTCTTCACATAAGCATAGATTTGGATGTTTTTCCTCAAGCTCACGCTCCTGGAGTTAGTGCACCTGCACCACTTGGTGTAGGCTACAATGTAATTCATCCGCTTTTACGACATATATTTAATATGAAAAAAGTGATTTTGCTCGAAATAGCGGAATTGAACCCAAATTTTGATATTGACTCGAGAACTGCTAAATTAGCGGCTCACATTGTTTATGAATTTGTTCACGGAGGACTATAG
- a CDS encoding T6SS amidase immunity protein Tai4 family protein yields the protein MSHDIAASYHALDLWALYDLDNGPSAVTELSQKYLARRYEHPMDDPEEKPKYTFLKCMDLFYSKELDDLAKKYIDNPYETYIEYKKNMDAEFQKILNSE from the coding sequence ATATCTCATGATATAGCAGCTAGTTATCACGCTTTAGATTTATGGGCTTTATATGATTTAGATAATGGTCCGTCAGCAGTAACGGAGTTATCACAGAAATATCTAGCTCGTCGATATGAACATCCTATGGACGATCCTGAAGAAAAGCCTAAATACACCTTTTTAAAATGTATGGACTTGTTCTACAGTAAAGAATTAGATGATTTAGCGAAAAAATACATAGATAATCCATACGAGACATATATTGAATACAAAAAAAATATGGATGCTGAATTTCAAAAAATACTAAATTCTGAATAA
- the rplQ gene encoding 50S ribosomal protein L17: protein MRNRQGLRKLNRTSSHRLAMFRNMSVSLIQHEAIKTTLPKAKELRRIIEPLITLAKENSVANQRLAFARLRDRAAVAKLFNELGPRFKERPGGYTRVLKMGFRQGDNAPMAYMEFVDRPEPTEGEEVDE, encoded by the coding sequence ATGCGTAACCGTCAAGGTCTCCGTAAATTAAATAGAACATCAAGCCATCGTTTGGCAATGTTCAGAAACATGTCAGTTTCACTAATCCAACATGAAGCGATTAAAACTACATTGCCAAAAGCAAAAGAGCTTCGTCGTATTATTGAGCCTCTAATTACTTTAGCAAAAGAGAATTCAGTAGCTAATCAACGTTTGGCATTCGCACGTCTACGTGATCGTGCTGCTGTTGCTAAGCTTTTTAATGAGCTTGGTCCGCGTTTCAAAGAACGTCCAGGTGGCTACACTCGTGTACTTAAGATGGGCTTTCGTCAAGGAGACAATGCTCCTATGGCTTACATGGAGTTTGTTGATCGTCCAGAGCCTACAGAGGGCGAAGAAGTAGACGAATAG
- a CDS encoding DNA-directed RNA polymerase subunit alpha, with protein MSEAFLKPRTIVVNPITEFHAKVVMEPFERGFGHTLGNALRRILLSSMTGYAATEVQIAGVVHEYASIQGVQEDVVDILLNLKGVVFKLHGREEVTLTLSKSEPGEIRASDIELPHDVEIINPNHVIANLQEGGRLDMHIKVEQGRGYVPGNVRALREDRHHSIGRIILDASYSPIRRVSYEVENARVGQRTDQDKLILDIETNGVLTPEDAVRQAARILMDQISVFASLEGSPNMYEAPARGTPQIDPVLLRSVDDLELTVRSANCLKAENVFYIGDLIQKTENELLKTPNLGRKSLNEIKDVLTARGLSLGMKLENWPPIGLDRP; from the coding sequence ATGTCAGAAGCTTTCTTAAAACCAAGAACAATAGTAGTTAATCCAATTACCGAGTTCCACGCAAAAGTAGTAATGGAGCCGTTTGAACGTGGGTTTGGTCATACCTTGGGCAATGCCCTAAGACGCATTCTTTTGTCTTCTATGACTGGTTACGCGGCTACTGAAGTACAAATCGCAGGCGTTGTGCATGAGTATGCATCTATTCAGGGCGTTCAAGAGGACGTTGTAGATATTCTCTTAAATCTTAAGGGTGTGGTATTTAAATTACACGGTCGCGAGGAAGTTACTTTAACTTTATCGAAATCTGAACCTGGTGAAATTAGAGCTTCTGATATTGAGTTGCCTCATGATGTAGAAATCATAAATCCAAATCACGTTATCGCTAACTTGCAAGAGGGCGGTAGACTTGATATGCACATCAAAGTAGAACAAGGCCGTGGCTATGTTCCTGGCAATGTACGTGCACTTCGCGAGGATCGCCATCACTCAATCGGTCGTATTATTTTAGATGCATCATACAGCCCGATTCGTCGCGTATCTTATGAAGTGGAAAATGCACGTGTTGGCCAACGTACTGACCAAGACAAGCTAATTCTTGATATCGAAACTAACGGTGTACTTACTCCTGAAGATGCAGTACGTCAAGCTGCTCGTATTCTTATGGACCAAATTAGCGTATTTGCTTCGCTTGAAGGATCTCCAAATATGTACGAAGCACCTGCACGTGGCACACCGCAAATCGACCCTGTATTACTTCGTTCTGTTGATGATCTTGAGCTTACAGTTCGTTCAGCTAACTGCCTTAAAGCAGAAAACGTATTCTATATCGGCGACCTTATTCAGAAGACTGAAAACGAGTTGCTTAAAACACCTAACCTTGGCCGTAAATCTCTTAACGAAATCAAAGACGTTCTTACAGCACGCGGTCTTTCATTAGGTATGAAACTTGAAAACTGGCCTCCTATTGGTCTCGATCGTCCGTAA
- the rpsD gene encoding 30S ribosomal protein S4 yields the protein MARYTGPKCKLSRREGIDLFLKSARRPLDSKCKFESKPGQHGRTSGARTSDYGTQLREKQKLKRMYGVLEKQFRKYFAEAERRRGNTGETLIQLLESRLDNVVYRMGFGSTRAEARQLVSHGAIELNGKKADIPSMIVNAGDVVSVREKSKGQIRIKDSLELAESLSFPEWVSVEPKEFKGTFKQVPDRADVARDINESLIVELYSR from the coding sequence ATGGCACGTTACACAGGTCCTAAATGTAAACTTTCACGTCGTGAAGGTATTGATCTTTTTCTAAAAAGCGCACGTCGCCCATTAGATTCTAAATGTAAATTTGAATCTAAACCGGGTCAGCATGGACGTACATCTGGTGCTCGCACATCAGATTACGGTACACAATTACGTGAAAAACAAAAACTAAAACGTATGTACGGTGTACTTGAAAAGCAATTCCGCAAATATTTTGCTGAGGCTGAGCGTCGTCGCGGTAATACTGGTGAAACTTTGATTCAACTTCTTGAATCACGTCTAGATAACGTAGTATATCGTATGGGTTTTGGCTCTACTCGTGCTGAAGCACGTCAATTAGTAAGCCATGGTGCAATCGAGCTTAACGGTAAAAAAGCTGATATCCCGTCTATGATTGTTAACGCAGGTGACGTAGTTTCAGTACGTGAAAAATCTAAAGGTCAAATTCGCATTAAAGATTCTCTTGAATTAGCTGAGAGCTTAAGTTTCCCAGAGTGGGTTTCTGTTGAGCCTAAAGAATTTAAAGGTACATTTAAACAAGTTCCTGATCGTGCAGATGTTGCTCGTGACATCAACGAATCACTAATCGTCGAGCTTTACTCTCGATAA